In one Lolium rigidum isolate FL_2022 chromosome 3, APGP_CSIRO_Lrig_0.1, whole genome shotgun sequence genomic region, the following are encoded:
- the LOC124696103 gene encoding uncharacterized protein LOC124696103 — protein MMMSRPTNCWPNMRDCKGHVYCHMMQIYSLKLAYTSADTSGGPILVYGYMAARDLLNPLRNYVFNRTRDDPFVVVQDGDDRFIRMSGPKRGIEMQASVLIEFDMRIKMGEKEEDDLQLIDGAVCFSDLGSTPGRICTRRIVGDCGALDISLVLLHGAAEATVQVGISDVRDSGLSLFLGACANRITKELWLFDGVITESCDLNKFVVAAVRGTKLIVRVKFGRNGDSDRTTQFVLFNVRQHGSDTMTFWLDYATIQVKVTWSTLDVPNSALRADNHYKWAEYESVDFDYKWEEQEGTI, from the coding sequence ATGATGATGTCGAGGCCAACTAATTGCTGGCCTAACATGAGAGATTGCAAAGGGCATGTGTATTGCCATATGATGCAGATATACTCATTGAAGCTAGCGTACACCTCTGCGGATACCTCTGGCGGTCCAATTCTGGTGTATGGATACATGGCTGCCCGGGATCTTTTGAACCCCTTGCGTAATTACGTGTTCAACCGTACCAGAGATGATCCTTTCGTCGTGGTTCAGGACGGCGATGACCGGTTCATACGAATGTCTGGACCCAAGAGGGGCATCGAAATGCAGGCTTCGGTGCTGATTGAGTTCGACATGAGGATCAAGATGGgagagaaagaagaagatgacctgCAGCTCATTGATGGAGCTGTCTGCTTCAGTGACTTGGGCTCAACACCTGGCAGAATCTGTACTCGACGGATTGTTGGTGATTGTGGTGCGTTGGACATAAGTCTAGTGCTTCTGCATGGAGCAGCGGAGGCCACAGTACAGGTTGGGATATCAGATGTGCGTGACAGTGGACTAAGTTTGTTTCTAGGCGCATGTGCTAACAGGATAACGAAAGAGCTTTGGTTATTTGACGGTGTCATCACTGAGTCATGTGACCTAAACAAGTTTGTGGTTGCTGCGGTTAGGGGTACTAAATTGATTGTGAGAGTGAAGTTTGGTCGGAATGGTGACTCTGATCGCACCACTCAGTTTGTTCTTTTCAATGTTAGACAGCATGGGAGTGATACCATGACTTTCTGGCTTGATTATGCCACTATACAGGTGAAGGTGACCTGGTCAACTTTGGATGTCCCCAACAGTGCTCTTAGAGCAGACAATCACTATAAGTGGGCAGAGTATGAGAGTGTTGATTTTGACTATAAGTGGGAAGAACAGGAAGGGACAATATAA